A genome region from Polyodon spathula isolate WHYD16114869_AA chromosome 19, ASM1765450v1, whole genome shotgun sequence includes the following:
- the LOC121294949 gene encoding LOW QUALITY PROTEIN: kelch-like protein 25 (The sequence of the model RefSeq protein was modified relative to this genomic sequence to represent the inferred CDS: inserted 1 base in 1 codon): MQAPPHLFTVNACPWVSSFCRLSEIGNRQSTEXTGTMSVSMHENRKSRSSTGSMNISLFHKPSHPDSVLTHLNTLRKQCMFTDVTLWAGERSFSCHRAVLAACSHYFEAMFSGGLRESLDSEVNFHDSVHPEVLELLLDFAYSSRVVINEENAESLLEAGDMLQFHDIRDAAAEFLEKNLHSSNCLGMMLLSDAHQCKRLYELSWRMCLVNFEAVKDTEDFYGLSKDKLLDLILSDELAIEDEQIVYHAVIRWVRCDLDSRKDHLPELLSVIRLALLPSEYLIETVACEELVLSDKRSRQIVEEAVQCKKKILQNDGVVTSTCARPRMAGHTLLILGGQTFMCDKIYQVDHKAKEIIPKSDLPSPRKEFSACAIGCKVYVTGGRGSENGVSKDVWVYDTVHEEWSKGAPMLIARFGHGSAELENCLYVVGGHTAIVGVFPASPSVSLKQVERYDPLTNKWIMMAPLRDGVSNAAVVSAKLKLFVFGGTTIHRDKASKVQCYDPVENRWAIAAECPQPWRYTAAAVLGSQIFIMGGDTEFTAVSAYRFDCETNQWTRVGDMTSKRMSCQAVASGNKLYVVGGYFGTQRCKTLDCYDPTSDSWNTITTVPYSLIPTAFVSTWKHLPA, encoded by the exons ATGCAGGCTCCCCCACATCTCTTCACTGTCAATGCCTGCCCCTGGGTCAGCAGTTTCTGCCGGC ttagtgaAATAGGGAATAGGCAATCCACGG GGACTGGAACCATGTCTGTCAGCATGCACGAGAACCGCAAGTCCCGCTCCAGCACAGGCTCTATGAACATCTCCTTGTTCCACAAGCCCTCGCACCCGGACAGCGTGCTCACCCACCTCAACACCCTGCGCAAGCAGTGCATGTTCACTGACGTCACCCTGTGGGCGGGCGAGCGCTCCTTCTCCTGCCACCGCGCTGTGCTGGCTGCCTGCAGCCACTACTTCGAGGCCATGTTCAGCGGGGGTCTGCGCGAGAGCCTGGACAGCGAGGTGAACTTCCACGACAGCGTGCACCCCGAggtgctggagctgctgctggactTTGCCTACTCCTCGCGGGTCGTCATCAACGAGGAGAATGCGGAGTCCCTACTGGAGGCCGGTGACATGCTCCAGTTCCACGACATCCGGGATGCAGCGGCTGAGTTCTTGGAGAAGAACCTGCACTCCTCCAACTGCCTCGGCATGATGCTGCTGTCGGACGCCCACCAGTGCAAGCGCCTCTACGAGCTCTCCTGGAGGATGTGCCTGGTAAACTTTGAGGCTGTGAAGGACACAGAGGACTTCTATGGACTCTCCAAGGACAAGCTCTTGGATCTCATCCTCAGTGACGAGCTGGCGATCGAGGATGAGCAAATAGTCTACCATGCCGTCATCCGCTGGGTCCGCTGTGACCTGGACAGCAGGAAAGACCACCTCCCAGAACTCCTTAGTGTGATCCGCCTGGCCCTGCTGCCTTCTGAGTACCTGATCGAGACGGTGGCCTGCGAGGAGCTGGTGCTCTCAGACAAGAGGAGTCGGCAGATTGTGGAAGAGGCTGTCCAGTGCAAGAAGAAGATCCTTCAGAATGATGGAGTGGTCACCAGCACCTGCGCCCGCCCCCGCATGGCTGGACACACCCTGCTCATCCTGGGGGGCCAGACCTTCATGTGCGACAAGATCTACCAGGTGGACCACAAGGCCAAGGAGATCATCCCCAAGTCAGACCTGCCCAGCCCCAGGAAGGAGTTCAGTGCCTGTGCCATTGGGTGCAAAGTGTACGTAACAGGGGGGCGGGGGTCTGAGAATGGTGTCTCCAAGGATGTTTGGGTTTATGACACGGTTCACGAAGAGTGGTCTAAAGGCGCCCCTATGTTGATCGCTCGCTTTGGCCATGGCTCTGCTGAACTGGAGAACTGCTTGTATGTCGTTGGTGGACACACAGCCATAGTGGGCGTATTCCCTGCCTCCCCTTCTGTCTCTCTAAAGCAGGTGGAGAGGTACGACCCCCTCACCAATAAATGGATAATGATGGCGCCCCTGAGGGACGGAGTAAGCAACGCGGCCGTGGTCAGCGCTAAACTGAAACTGTTTGTCTTCGGCGGCACCACCATCCACCGGGACAAAGCCTCCAAGGTCCAGTGCTACGACCCTGTGGAAAACCGCTGGGCCATCGCAGCCGAGTGCCCCCAGCCCTGGCGATACACAGCCGCAGCGGTCTTAGGCAGCCAGATCTTCATCATGGGCGGCGACACCGAATTCACTGCCGTCTCTGCCTACCGCTTCGACTGTGAGACCAATCAGTGGACGCGAGTCGGGGACATGACCTCCAAACGCATGAGCTGCCAAGCCGTGGCTTCCGGCAACAAGCTCTACGTGGTGGGGGGCTACTTTGGCACCCAGCGCTGTAAGACGTTAGACTGCTACGACCCTACCTCTGACAGCTGGAATACTATAACCACTGTGCCTTACTCCCTCATTCCTACTGCGTTTGTCAGCACCTGGAAACACCTGCCTGCCTGA